In Candidatus Jidaibacter acanthamoeba, a single genomic region encodes these proteins:
- a CDS encoding HEAT repeat domain-containing protein, with protein MEDKERYVRQAAAESLGKIGQGSEKVIDALLIALEDKDYWVREAAVKSLGSIGQGSEKVIDALLIALKD; from the coding sequence ATGGAAGATAAAGAAAGATATGTAAGGCAAGCAGCCGCAGAGAGTTTAGGTAAGATAGGGCAAGGAAGTGAGAAAGTAATTGATGCACTACTTATAGCTCTGGAAGATAAAGATTATTGGGTAAGGGAAGCAGCAGTAAAGAGTTTGGGTAGTATCGGGCAAGGAAGTGAGAAAGTAATTGATGCACTACTCATAGCTCTAAAGGATG